One Loxodonta africana isolate mLoxAfr1 chromosome 4, mLoxAfr1.hap2, whole genome shotgun sequence genomic region harbors:
- the MB gene encoding myoglobin has translation MGLSDGEWELVLKTWGKVEADIPGHGLEVFVRLFTGHPETLEKFDKFKHLKTEGEMKASEDLKKQGVTVLTALGGILKKKGHHQAEIQPLAQSHATKHKIPIKYLEFISDAIIHVLQSKHPAEFGADAQAAMKKALELFRNDIAAKYKELGFQG, from the exons ATGGGACTCAGCGACGGGGAATGGGAGTTGGTGTTGAAAACCTGGGGGAAAGTGGAGGCTGACATCCCGGGCCATGGGCTGGAAGTCTTCGTcag GCTCTTCACAGGTCATCCTGAGACCCTGGAGAAGTTCGACAAGTTTAAGCACCTGAAGACAGAGGGCGAGATGAAGGCCTCCGAGGACCTGAAGAAGCAAGGTGTTACTGTGCTCACTGCCCTGGGGGGCATCCTCAAGAAGAAAGGGCATCACCAGGCGGAGATTCAGCCCCTGGCCCAGTCTCATGCCACCAAGCACAAGATCCCCATCAAGTATCTGGAG TTCATCTCGGACGCCATCATCCACGTTCTGCAAAGCAAGCATCCCGCGGAATTTGGCGCTGATGCCCAGGCAGCCATGAAAAAGGCCTTGGAGCTGTTCCGGAATGACATTGCGGCCAAGTACAAGGAGCTGGGGTTCCAGGGCTAG